A genome region from Erigeron canadensis isolate Cc75 chromosome 3, C_canadensis_v1, whole genome shotgun sequence includes the following:
- the LOC122591043 gene encoding ferritin, chloroplastic-like, with protein MSLNSQLTFNIALNKLDPDLDSASRQRFGSLRQGKRSHGVVVRCGLKKMDDKVISNIGVLFQPFEEVKKDEFLVPVSPLKSLARQKYVDECEAAINEQINVEYNVCYMYHAMYAYFDRDNVALKGLAKFFKESSDEEREHAEKLMQYQNTRGGRVKLHTIVAPPPEFENAEKGDALYAMELALSLEKLVNEKLLSLHEVAARNNDPQMADFIESEFLAEQVEAIKKISDYVSQLRRVGKGHGVWHFDQMLLDGDTAAAL; from the exons ATGTCGCTCAACTCACAATTAACATTTAACATTGCCTTGAACAAATTAGACCCAGATCTTGATTCCGCGTCTCGACAACGTTTCGGGTCGTTACGTCAAGGGAAGAGGTCACATGGAGTTGTAGTACGATGTGGTTTGAAGAAAATGGATGATAAGGTTATAAGTAATATTGGTGTTTTGTTTCAGCCGTTTGAAGAAGTTAAGAAAGACGAGTTTCTTGTTCCGGTCTCTCCTCTAAAATCGCTTGCTCGTCAAAAATATGTTGATGAATGTGAAGCTGCTATCAATGAGCAGATCAA CGTGGAATACAACGTCTGTTACATGTACCATGCGATGTATGCATACTTTGATCGCGATAATGTAGCTCTGAAAGGCCTTGCCAA ATTTTTCAAGGAATCAAGTGATGAAGAAAGAGAGCATGCAGAGAAGCTAATGCAATATCAG AATACACGAGGAGGAAGAGTGAAGTTGCACACCATAGTTGCGCCACCGCCAGAGTTTGAGAATGCTGAGAAAGGCGATGCTTTATATG CAATGGAGCTAGCATTGTCGCTAGAGAAACTTGTCAACGAAAAACTTCTTTCTCTACATGAG GTGGCTGCTAGAAACAATGATCCGCAAATGGCAGACTTCATTGAGAGCGAATTTTTGGCTGAGCAG GTTGAAGCGATAAAGAAAATTTCGGACTATGTCTCTCAGTTGAGAAGAGTTGGGAAAGGCCACG GAGTTTGGCATTTTGATCAGATGCTTCTTGATGGTGATACTGCTGCTGCTTTATAA
- the LOC122593614 gene encoding uncharacterized protein At5g01610-like: protein MDQLMGKFGSYWLGNKANKELSSVGDDISSLQSSISGGATWFVNKMKGKMQKPLTELLKEHDLPVGIFPRDATNYEFDEQTKKLTVFIPAICEVGYRDSSILRFSTTVTGYLEKGKLTDVEGLKTKVMIWVKVTCITSEGSKLHFTAGLKKTRSRQAYEACRDGITVDKF from the exons atggatCAACTGATGGGTAAATTTGGAAGTTACTGGTTGGGTAACAAAGCAAACAAAGAACTTAGTTCCGTTGGCGATGATATTAGT agTTTGCAAAGCAGTATCTCTGGTGGAGCAACCTGGTTTGTCAACAAAATGAAAG GCAAAATGCAAAAGCCTCTGACTGAACTACTCAAGGAGCACGACTTGCCAGTAGGTATCTTCCCACGTGACGCCACAAACTACGAGTTTGATGAACAGACCAAAAAGCTAACGGTATTTATACCCGCAATCTGTGAAGTGGGTTACAGAGACTCTTCCATTTTAAGGTTTTCAACCACCGTGACTGGCTATCTTGAAAAGGGAAAGCTAACCGATGTAGAAGGACTTAAGACAAAAGTTATGATCTGGGTTAAAGTAACTTGTATTACATCTGAAGGATCTAAGCTGCATTTCACGGCTGGTTTGAAGAAGACGAGAAGCAGACAAGCTTATGAAGCTTGTAGGGACGGGATTACTGTAGATAAGTTCTGA